CAGGGTGCAGTCCCATTTCCTCCCCTATGTTAGCCGTTGAACCATCAGAGTTCATCAATGGTAAGGGAATCTCCAAAGTAACAATTCTTCCACCCTCATCAAGGTCATATCTGCTGAGAGGCTGGACAAGCACAGCTGAATATTTGAGAAGGGAATTCAAACAATGCAAAAGTACACTCCCTTTAACTAAATTTCCCTCAGATTTCCCCCCTAACCCACCAACAGAAGATCCATCCCATGACCATACAAGGGCCTTCTCACAGCCTGCTAATGGTGCAGGAAGCGTCCTTAAGCACTGCCCTTTCATTAAAACAACTGATAGAGGTCCACTACCCATAGTTGAATACAGGCTCAATTTCATCCAGGGTGTCATAGAGGAATAGGAGGGAGGTCCAAAATGAAGAGGACCTTTTGATCCAGGCAAAACTGCTGAAGTGGGAAGCGGAACCATGGATACAACAATGTCATAGTCATGCAGAAATAGACGATCCAAAGTTGCTGGTGAGAGAGCAGCCAGGCTTTCACAGCGGAGAACATCAACACGATATCTTCTCTGTGTCATTGCTCCCTTCCCAACATCTACACTTCCATTAGTTACCATTTTTTCCTCAAGTTGGGAAGTAAGCTCTGATCTAGAATCCCCAGCAAAATTATCATTCTCTTCAGATGTAGTCTCCAATGGATTATCACCAGCAACACTTCCAACTGTAGATTGATAAGCATCAGGATTCTCTTTGGGTGATCCAGTAGAAGCATAATCATCAGCAGTTAGCTCAGATACACACGTACCAAAATCCCCTGATATGGTGGTTGAAGGAGTCCCTACCACCAAGGAAGTGGCATCAGGGTTGATACAAGACGGAATGCCATCCTTGACTCCATCATCAGTTTTAACCCCACCTGATGTTAAGCACTCCAAGACACACCGGAGACTAAATGCATGATTGGCAAACTCCTGCAGTTCTCCTTCGAATTTTGCTCCCTCTAATGTGCTCAAATCCATACAAAGATCTGCAATGCTATCATGGCCAAGTTTTCCTGCTTCATATAGTGTCACTGCATGAGATTTTAGACCTGCAAGAAAAATTGAGcatcaaaatatgtatataaatagcACAAGCTCCTAGCATTAGTTAACTGAATCAGATCCTTAACATAACATGAATTGACACAAACTTTGTGTTCCCAAAGATGAAGCATTTACTAGGATTCAGCCGGATATTGAAGTTCAAGAATTAAGAGCTGTACGACTAAtccatatatacacacataataataatatgggtGCTCTGAAAAATGAAGTAATGCTGAAGAAAGCAGGTCAAATGACCTAAGGAACCAAGTGCTTTAAAAACCTTGGAATTAATGTATAAGGAGATGATACTAAAAAGCAATGATAAATTCCATTCGCCATTTTTCAAGAAGAGAAGTCAATATCTTTTAAAATAACTCAAATTATGCATTTTATCATCATGGCAGAACTAATGGAACCATTAATATGCTTTAAAACGAAACAAACTGTGTGGCAGTTTCAATGCTATGCCCTTTATAAGTTCGGATGCCTGTAAAAGGGTTACACTTCTAGAAGTACAATTCTCCCTGCACTGTTGAGAAAAAATCTAAAAGCTCCCAAAATTATGTATAGGTAGTGAAGCTGCACAATGCAACATGCCCCCTAAATATAGTTGAAAAGAGAGTCTGATAACACCACacagttttaaaaagttgtataGACTAGGAAGTGCAATCAAAAGAACGAAGGAAATCAGGAAACATGATGATTTATTTTTACTCATACAGCATATCAGCATATGTATCATGTAAAGTTACCCCACCATACAGATAATAAATTACAGGTGGGTGCCATATTGCTTTTTAAGGATACAGAAATACTGATGACTGATCAGATTGGAGAACTTCCAAGGGTAATGATTTGACAGAGCCCAGGAAAGCCAGTTTTAGACCAAAAAGATACAAATCAACCCTGCCAGTTTTGCCATTTGAGGATTCATAAACAATGATGTTACTGATTGGACATTTGGACCAGAGAACTTCAGAGGGTAATGATTAGACTGCTGCCTAGAAAGGCTTGTTCGAGATATAACTGATACAAATAAACCCAATTCTATCACCAATTCACCATCATCTATTTCTTTGAAAAAATCATAACTTCAAGACTTCAAGTAATAGAAGCATTACATAATATTAAGAAAACAGTAAAATTCATTCTATACACCAGTTGTAGCCTGTAGCAAAGACCCAGATGACCAGACTAGCAAAAAACCAAATAGTTCCATAATAACTATCATGATTTGCGgtaacttacaagttacaattcCATCAGTTTAACAGTAAAaggttattttaaatttgacaaaattacaataaacaTATAGTAGGAAAATACTGCAGATTTTAGGACAAGCGAAAACTTGTTCCTCGTCACTAGATGAAAGTGAGAAAACTGCTAATTCACAGAATAAATCCCACAACGCCACAAGACCATACTTCAGCAATTAATAACATCCAAACACGATAAAAGATCTAAAGTAaaaatgaaagaagaaaatgaagcaagGTGACGAATAAATTAATAACCTACCCATGGTAAAAAACTTAATGCCCTACAAAAGTGACAGACGAGTTTCATCTCTTTCCTTCTTTCTAGATAAaaagaaatgacaaaattatttataagagGGGGAAATGAGATAGTGGAGAAACCTGGTGAAACAGATCCCATCATAAGATATGATGTAATATTAGCATCCACAAGAAAGGCAACACGGGTATAACCAGAAGTGGCACATTGATTTTCTGTCCAGGGAATGTCTCCATGCATGAAGCCACTGCCATCAGTGGGCATATTTCCAGAGCTTAGAGAAGCACGAGATCCATCTTCTTCATCATTAATGCTACTTTTGGGTGAGCCAGGTGTATTGGTGTCTTGCAGAATAGATCCTGGATCTAGTAGTTTTATAGCCCACCCCAATCGGCAAGCAAAAGAAGAAGCTGCCTGAAGCTGAGAAAGGTCGGCCTGTAAAGTTGCAGCTAATTCAGCAACAGTTGAATTCTCACTCAACACCACAAAAACAGCATAGAGCAACCTGAATACAGgagtagaaaacataaaatttattttgctCTATGGGTACAATAGTTAATGAAAGAATTCTTCTGTTCAGTACAAGTGCCTTACTCCTCAATAGGATCTTCATAGGACTGCTCCCTGTTTGAAACAAAACCTTCAAGTCTGGAAACTGAAATATTGCGCGTATCAACATCCCaaacatttaataattattaatagtgagcaactttttcaaccaaaaaaaaaaaaaaaaaaggccaaatatttaaacaaaagataGAAACCTCCCACTTGCTGAGTTATGCTTATATGTTATACTTTTAAGAGGATATATCAATAGATATTCAGAATAAATCTTTTGAATCCCTACAAAATCCATTCTCTTTCAAACACACAGACAcactaaacaaacaaacaaacataaaaatataaatataaataaaaaataaaataaaataaaaaaagcccTCAAGCACTTATGCTCTATGTCAGAGAGACTTGACATCTTAATGGACATGCAAGAGACTCCAAGGAGTATGGCCTACAAAGATTCATATAGTGGGAAACTGCAACAGGTTGATTATGAATTGCTAATGTTAACAAATTATACCAATAGATTAAGCAACAGATTTTGCCGCATAGATACTCTTTTCTTCAGGTGATTGAAAATGCAGCAGGAAAGGAAATAATAGGGAGGCCCATCATAATTCAAAGTTGACTAAATTGATAGATGCTGATTTAAAACCAGAAATGTCAAGGAAACATTAACATGCATAGTCAAGCAACAAATGATTGCCTAAGGCACTAACTTTCCCAACATCAAAATTAGTACAGTTTATCTAAAGAAGAGAACAATGTGAATCAGACAGCCAAAGAACTAAGATTGCCTAACCTTCAGTGTCAAACTATAAGACAGACGAATTACCTTTAAAACGATCATCAGGATATACAGGAACATCAAAGTAGACCAGTCCACGTCGATAAAGTCCCTTTACCACTTCAGGGTCAAAAAGAATGAATGAATTCACTTCCTCCTTACAAATTTTATCAATTGTTGCCATTTCTTCTTCTGTCAGTTTCTGCAGAAAAGTGGAGCAATGAACAAGACTATGGCTTCTAATTACTGATAAATGCTAAGAATATTTACTTAGATTTCTAGAGGCATACAATTATTCAAGAGCTAACCTTAAATTCTTCCAAAGTAAAGTTGACAAGACAAACGCCCCACCATGGCTCAATTACAAAGTCCACTGGTTGTGTAGGCAATAGTTCTTTTGCGATTGATTTGTTCAGCTTCCACATAATTTTCTGCCAAGCTCCAAAACCATTCGAACTAAGTTAGACAAATAAGAAAAAGCCATTAATCTCTTGGCAGAGTGCTACATGAacagaaaaatatgaaaaaaatcaattgtaaACACATCCATCTCATCACATCAGAAGGGCATACTTTTTGTGAAGGCCAAAGGTTTCAACAACCATCAATGGGATGAGCAGATATCGTCCTATGGTCATTTGAAGATGTGGGCAGCTTATGTAGTCAGGAAAAATGTCTCAAACTCAATGGTGGAAAAATGAAATCAGAAGTGCAAAGAGGAATAAGTTAAAGATTTAAGAATAGCCAtgaatccccccccccccctctcacCATCCCTCCCCTTCATCcccatatttgaagtaaaactTATTTATACTTATCCTAGTAAGTGCTATACAAAATAACCTACAAGATTTTCTCAGACCCTACCTTAGATCTACACTTGTTCATAATGTCAATGAATTCGTTTCTTCCAATACCAGTGAGACGCAGTGCATCTGCAGCACTAAAATTTGGGATGCTGTCATAAGGTTGCTCTGCACACAATACAACAGAATGAAAGAAGAATGACTGAATTCGTTACAGAAAAATATAGCATATAAAATGTTGCATGAGAAAGCTAAActacacaaaaataattaatcagAACAAAATTGGATACATACAGAAATACAAGGAAACTGATCAAATGATGAATTCGTTTAGGAATCCAAAATGAGTACAAACTGAAGAGGAATTAAATGGTTCAACCAAAGCATACATCAGTTATACTGCCTTCTTGAACTAGATCATTAGGGAATCAAGGTCATGTAAAGCATCATACGAGGACTTACTTATCAAGGATATAAGCATGATATTTGAAAGCTAAGCAAAATAAACGTAATTAACATAACCCTAAGAGCTGCTAGTGGATTGTCATTTTCCTTaacattaaacatttaaactatagATCTacttctttattaaaaaaaaaaaaaaaacactacaaATCTACTACCCTTAGTAAAACTCTTGTGACTGAAGGAGGTTTCTTTTCCCCTGAGAAAACCCAAAATAGGAAAGATAATAGTTACTATGGGACTGAAGAAGTGATTATTTTGTCAACTAAACAATGGATCATATAGCTGCATCATGAAACCTTTGGGTGCATTGTCCAAGCTAAGGGGTCTGACTGACTATTAAGCTATAAAATCTTGTGCATATAAGATATATGGCAGAAAGTACTGCCATACTGGAATATGAGTAACAGAGTTAGAATGTATGTAAATGACACAAGGCATTTAAAATTAACCTAAGAGGTATTATGAGAGGTAATACCATTTTTCATGACTTCAAATAACATATCACAGTAGTATCTGAAAGGAGACACCCGCATCACACGGCAAATGTACTCAGCAAGATGATACGGAAACAACTGCAAGCAGCCAAGCACAACATAAGCATATGGATTGCTAGAGTTTAACACCAAAAGATAATTATGTAGTAAAcatcaaatcaaatataaattacTTAGAAATTTAAAGAATTGAGGTAGTTGATCGTTTTAGTTATGGACTAGGTCTTTTTTAGATTCTATTCTTTAACTCTTTAAGAAGTATCAATTTAAGTAGTAAAGGGAATTTTGTAACTTAGCAAATTCTTCCCATTGTTATGTCTGCATCCAAACACAGCATATTCCAAAAATAGACATTCCAACAGCTAAAAGTACTTCATTTCTTCAACAAGAGAGGTCAGCACATAGATTCACATGCCACAGAAAAATCTAATCGTAAGTTGTTTTCTCTTATACAAGAACATTGGAGCTTAACTATGCTACAAGAAGCAGTAAAGTAAATCATCATTTCTATCACTTCCTATCACAGAGAAATAATAACTAGGCCTTAaccattaatataattacagttGGCTACCTGGATTTAAACTATAAACCTAACAAGTGTTGAAACACAATAGTTGTGTCTGTAGAAATATGACTGTTGGGTTGTGAAGAGTTGTGTCTATAGGATTGTGTCCTTTGAGTCTGTATATATTTAGCTATTGTCTCTCTATTGAGACAAGGAAGAAATACAACAAATTCTTCTAAATTTCTCTCAACATGGTATCAAGAGCCAGAGCCAAAAtctgaccttttttttttctcgatgAACAGTACAATTACTGTTcattcgaacctcttttctcaAAATTACTTGCTATTGGTGAGATCTTTTATCAGATTAGTGCTACCAAACTCTTCTCCAGTCTCCGACGACCCTGACCCATCCCTCCCCATCGCCGGTTCTGCCCCCACGCGCCACCACACTTGCCGGCGTTCCGACACCACGCGCCGGCACGTGAGGCCGTCTCCGGCAGCCTTTTCTGGCGAGATTCTCCAGTTCTACTCGTCGGCCCTCCGTGCTTCTTCCTGTGCCATCAGACTTTGTTTTGGTCGCAATGTCCTCCGACCGAAATTCTGATATCTCGGGTACTATTTCTCCTGCCAATAATTTACCTACTTTCTCGAGCTCTATTTATGTGCCGAATTTGTCTGGAAGCCCGGTGAtcacttttgaaaaattatgtgGTTCTCAAAATTACCAATCTTGGTCAGATGCCGTAGAGTTATGGTTTATGGGCCAAGGGGTTGTTGACCACTTACAAACGGGAGTAGATAAGATACCGGAAAATGAAAAGGCAATTTGGCAAAGGTTAGATGCTCAACTATGTAGCCTCCTTTGGCCTATTTCGGCCCTTTAAGACATGTGTCGAGGTATGGAATCAAGCTAAATCTCAATACACTAATGATGTCTCTCAGTTCTACAATGTTGTTGATAATTTAGTTCACTTGAAGAAAGATGGTATTGATATGGAAACATTCCTTGGCAAAGCCCAAAGTTTGATTGCTGAGTTTGGTACGCTCATGCCTATTGGTGATACACCCGCAGAGCAACTTATGTAACGAGAGAAATTCTTTGTCATACCTCTCTTAACCAAATTAGGTCCAGAATTTGAAAGCATCCGAAATCAAGTTCTTGGAAGCAACACAGTCCCGGGAACCACCGAGTTGTTCAAACGTCTCTTACAGGTTACATCCATTCCAGTTACTCAGACATCTACTACCCAACAATATGCTCTAGTCATACAAGGGGGTTGTGGACGACCTAAGGATCGTGGTGGACAGAAAAACActaaattttgtgattattgtAATCGACCTGGACACACACGGGATCGGTGTTGGAAACTACATGGGAAACCCGTACTTCCCCAAGCAAGTATCGCTCAATCTCACCTTGGAGAAGCAAACTCCCAAACCATTTCCGCTACTGAATATGAAGAGTTTGTTCGATTTAAAGCTAATCCCAAAGCTTCCTGTGTAACTCCTGCAGCCTACACGGAAGGAACTCATACTTCCCTTGTATCACAATCTAGCCTGAGCGGACCATGGGTTATCAATTCAGGTGCCTCTGAGCATATCTCTGGTAACTCATCCTTATTTTCTCATTTCACTAAGTCTGAGTCTCTTCGATCTATTGTTTTCGGTAATGGGTCAAAGAGTATAGCTACTGCAATTGGAAAGGCTTCCCCCCTTCCTACTTTGCCTCTTTCTAAGATTCTCTATATACCTAAGTGTCCTTTCAATTTAATTTCTGTCCATAAACTTACAAAACCTTTAGACTGTACGGTCACATTTTCTTCGGGGAAGATGATTGGCTCGGGGTATGAATCAGACGGACTTTATCGATTATCTACCCCAAATCCTCCTATAGTTTATACTGCTACCATTCCTCCTTCCCTTGCCCATAACCGACTAGGACATCCAGCCTTAATAAATTACGATAGCTTGTCCCTAGTTTGCCTCACTTATCGACCCTAGAGTGTGAAGCCTGTCAGCTTGGCGTGTAGGTAATAGGTCATCACGAAACCCCTTTCCCatatacaactttatttcttatgaTCGTCTCTCACCTTCATATACTGCTTTTATCAACTGTTTATCTTCTATATCTGCTCCTAAATCTCTTAAAGAAGCTCTTTCCCACCCTGGTTGGCGTCAGGCTATGATTGATGAAATGGCTGCTCTTCATTCATTGAGGACTTGGGAGTTAGTTCCATTACCCGCAAGTAAAACAACTGTTGGTTGCCGATGGATATAAACTGTGAATGTTGGACCCAATGGACAGGTTGATAGACTTAAAGCTCTACTGGTAGCTAAGGGATATACACAGGTTTTTGGGATTGATTACACTGACACATTTTCACCCGTAGCCAAAATTGCTTCAGTTAGAATCTTTCTCTCTATGGTTGCCATTCATCATTGGCCTTTGCATCAGTTAGATATTAAAAATGCCTTTCTACATGGAGATTTAGAGGAAGAAGTCTACATGGAGCAACCTCccgggtttgttgctcagggggagagTAACTTGGTTTGTAAGCTCAAGCGTTTTCTCTATGGTCTAAAACAATCTCCTCGTGCCTGGTTTGGAAGGTTCAGCATAGTAGTGCAAAATTTTGGTTTAAATCGAAGCAAAGTTGATTATTCCGTCTTTTATAGACATCAACATGGTAAGAGCATTTATCTTGttgtatatgtggatgatattgtCATTACAGGAGATGATGTTGAAGGAATACAATTGTTGAAACAACACCTATTCCAACATTTTGAAACAAAAGATCtcgggaaattaaaatattttttgggaaTTGAAGTAGTACAATCCAAGCAAGGAATTTGCATATCACAAAGGAAATATGCATTGGATATACTAGAAGAAACAGGTATTATGAATTGAAAACCTCTTGACACTCCTATGGATGCTAATGTCAAACTCCTACCAGATCAGGGGGAGCGTATCCAAGATCCAGGGAAATATAGACGTCTGGTCGGGAAATTACTTTATTTAACTGTAATTCGACCTGATATTTCTTTTGCGGTAAGTGCTGTTAGTCAATTCTTGGCATCTCCATGTGAAAGTCATTGGCAAGCTGCCGTTCAAATTTTAAGATATATTAAGAAATCCCCAGGCACTGGTTTGTTATACAAAGACCATGGAAACCTTGAAATTATTGGGTATACAGATGCAGATTGGGCAGGTGCATGGGAAAGAAAATCAACATCTAGATATTGTATCTTCTTTAGTGGCAACTTAATCTCTTGGAAAAGTAAAAAGCAAAACGTTGTTGCTCGATCAAGTGCAGAAGCCGAATATTGATCAATGGCCCTTGGAACATGTGAACTTAAGTGGTTGAAAAACCTCATTACTGAACTGAAGATTTGTACAGAGAAGTCCATAAAGCTCATTTGTGATAACCAAGCAGCTCTGCATATTGCGTCAAATCCAGTTTTTCATAAAAGAACGAAACACATTGAAATTGATTGCCATTTTATTCGAGACAAAGTTGCATCTGGAGATATTACTACATCTTTTGTTGGCTCAAATAACCAATTAGCAGATATATTTACTAAAGCTTTAAGAAGTCATAGGATTGAATACAGTTGTAACAAGTTTGGTACATATGATATACatgctccagcttgagggggagtgttgaaacACAATAGCTGTGTCTGTAGAAATATGACTGTTGGGTTGTGAAGAGTTGTGTCTATAGGATTGTGTCCTTTGAGTCTGTATATATTTAGTTGTTGTCTCTCTATTGAGACAAGGAAGAAATACAACAAATTCTTCTAAATCTCTCTCAACAACAAGCACTCAATCCATTGAAGCAGCAAAACAAATCATATCTTTTTAATAGCTTCTATCCAAGTACCTTTTGTTCTACCTCTTTATCTTACCTCCCTATGATTACTATCTTGTATATTATAATTCCTCCTAAGAAGTGCATCAATAGGTTCAGGGTTGAACATGTCTGGAAAATCAGTAAGTAATAGAGTGACATTCATGAGCATACACAAATACTTTGGAATGAGAAGCAGAGTGAGATTATAAAAACACAAGAATATCATTAGTTGATAACATCCCAACTCAAGTAGTAACTCAATTGTAGTTTTGGTGGATGCATTAAACTGTAATAGTAGtaatagttttcaaattacaaaAGAAGAAAACTTCCCCTTCATACATACCGCTAAATTCCTTCGGAGATACCGCATCATTTCTTCATAGTATTCACCTTCTTTGCATACTTTACGAGCAAAACAACTGTTCCATTGGAGTCTCCTCCTTAAGCAATGGTCGATTATCCTGTATGACAAGCTAGTAGGTGAATATATCACAGGGGAACAACCAATTGGACTATTGAAGAATGCTAGAAAAAGGAGTCATCTTGAATATGTGTGCGTGTTTAAGTACACACAGAagcatacacatacacacatatacacaccAAACATGTCCTAGGAAGCTGACTTATTAAACATCTGAAACTTATATAAAAGGTTGAACTCAGGGTTGAAGTCTCCCACAAATAAAGTCAGGAAAGGAAGACGAATGTGAGATTGCTTATATCTTCAAAGACATATTCTCCACAGCTTGAAATAAACCTAACAGTCCAGGTCACTACTCCTAGCAAACACTACATATGCAaaattattttgtgtattataaaGCTACTAATAAAACCATAATGTCAATAGCAACTACATTCTACATCACTGCATAGATTAATCCCTAAAACCCTAACTCTTGCAATGGTACTTGTATCTCAGTAAATAATTGTCAGAACCAAGGTCCATGCTTCTCAGAGACAGGACAATGTATGGTCTCCATGTAAATTAAATGCATGACAAGTCCTTTTCTTAATTTCATGTTACTGACCAAAAAGGTTAAAGTCAGCACACAAGATGACAAGATTCCTGGATCAATGCAGGGAAAGAAGATTTAAGGTAGAGCTTTCATGCAAAGCTCATCTGCCTGGCAAAACCCTACCCCTTGGGTATTCAAATGCAACAGAGATTACAACTAGTAAATGGTCCATTATATGGACCAAACCTAATAGCTATTGCAGCTAGAAATCCCAAAGGCCTGCTGATTATATCTCAACAGTTTAATCCAACTAATTCAGACAATATGAGTAGATAAAATCTATTTGCACCAGTATGATTAATATCTCAAAGGAAATAGCAAGTTCATTTCAATAGTTTCCCCAATAAAATTCAGACAAGGGGCAAGTGCAGCTCAGATTTTCACCATATACATATCTACACTAGTTATGCACAGTAATGCAAACCTTTTGTGCCATTCTTCCGTAGAATTCAAAGTAGCTTGAAGCCGCTTTGGAAGGTTTTCCCAAGGGCATTCTTCCTTGATCGCTTTTAGTATAAGCTGGTCTTCTAGAGTCGTCGGAGCGTGGTGCATTTTAAAATCCTCAGCAGATCACTTAAATATCTACACTACACAACACAACCGCATAGTCCCTGCAAATGATCTTGAAAAACCGAATAATTCAATACCATCTAGGAATATCTCATATCCAATCAAAGGAAATTGGAACGGAAATGAAATTCCAATCCTGGATCGCACTGCATTTCGATTTTCTCTCCGAATTTCTACGGCTACAGGAATTGACTGAACAGAAAGAACacagtaaaaataaaaacttcacCGGAATTTCGGAATCGAGTAGAGCCGTTCCGGCGATGATTAAAGGTTTGTCTTTGAGCTTGAATCTTCAATTGTAGTGTACGAGAAACATTGTCCGATCAAGATCTGGATAAATGGAGGCTAAATTTGGTTTGAATGATCAGAGGGACGAGACCCGCGTTGTTCTGTCCTATTTCCGTTTTCGCTCCCGTGCTACCGTTAATACGCCGTTACTGGGATTGCCTAAAATTGCCTTTCCGGAATTCCGGGTTTAGTAAAACGGGTAATTCTGAATGGAATGTTTCCATTTTATCATCTGCAGTCCGGGTAGAGAAAGAGGCAAATGAAGCCCGCATAAACACCTCAACTCATTGCAAATGTAAAATTTGTCACAAAAGATTAAGGATTGGGTCTTACTAGTGGCAGTATGGGAGTAACCTCTCAAAATGAGGGATTCCTTGTGGGCAGTGAGTAAAAGTCTAATCTCTGTTGGTTAGTTGAGTCATCATGGGTGTAGGGGCGCTTGGGTTGGGCAATTCCACCATTCTCAagacaatttatatcgtggaccaggatTCACATAGCATTGTGGACCCCAGataaaaacgacgtcgttttgatattTAAGCTTTAACTGTTTTTGAAGTTTCCCGTTTATCATGtttcaacacaaattttaatttattctaagtACATAATCAATActggggtgtttggttcacaaaatGTTATATTACCCTAAGAAATATTAGATTATTGGATTGTTAGATTCATGTGTTTCGTTTAAAATTGAGGTATGTAatataaatttgttttgttgaagagttatttagtaaaatatagatgtaaatgatttaaaattaattaactaagagcttgaacaataattaattaagacaattgattaaaatgacaaaattagtAATAAGACAAGGGAATGTGAGAATACCTAAGAAAGGGGATGGTATCTAAAAACCTTATGTGGAGTTTATGTTACATTTCTTGTGGAAATtgcataacttgaaccaaacattggaatctTATATTTCCATACAAATATAACCCTAGTTATCTacttatcttatataacttgaaccaaatgcctcattttaaggtacaaaatttcataaaacgggacacaaaaactcacaaaacaagacacatacacatgttatatatttacta
This portion of the Ipomoea triloba cultivar NCNSP0323 chromosome 5, ASM357664v1 genome encodes:
- the LOC116020225 gene encoding protein FAM91A1-like isoform X2, which translates into the protein MHHAPTTLEDQLILKAIKEECPWENLPKRLQATLNSTEEWHKRIIDHCLRRRLQWNSCFARKVCKEGEYYEEMMRYLRRNLALFPYHLAEYICRVMRVSPFRYYCDMLFEVMKNEQPYDSIPNFSAADALRLTGIGRNEFIDIMNKCRSKKIMWKLNKSIAKELLPTQPVDFVIEPWWGVCLVNFTLEEFKKLTEEEMATIDKICKEEVNSFILFDPEVVKGLYRRGLVYFDVPVYPDDRFKVSRLEGFVSNREQSYEDPIEELLYAVFVVLSENSTVAELAATLQADLSQLQAASSFACRLGWAIKLLDPGSILQDTNTPGSPKSSINDEEDGSRASLSSGNMPTDGSGFMHGDIPWTENQCATSGYTRVAFLVDANITSYLMMGSVSPGLKSHAVTLYEAGKLGHDSIADLCMDLSTLEGAKFEGELQEFANHAFSLRCVLECLTSGGVKTDDGVKDGIPSCINPDATSLVVGTPSTTISGDFVGSVAGDNPLETTSEENDNFAGDSRSELTSQLEEKMVTNGSVDVGKGAMTQRRYRVDVLRCESLAALSPATLDRLFLHDYDIVVSMVPLPTSAVLPGSKGPLHFGPPSYSSMTPWMKLSLYSTMGSGPLSVVLMKGQCLRTLPAPLAGCEKALVWSWDGSSVGGLGGKSEGNLVKGSVLLHCLNSLLKYSAVLVQPLSRYDLDEGGRIVTLEIPLPLMNSDGSTANIGEEMGLHPEVIFNLNSLLTDLANKLNIWSIGYIRLIRLFKEKVAESFAHNAQYEWVPVSVEFGIPLFSPKLCSDICKRVVSSQLLQMDLFTEHHDAMQELRMRLRNVCDEYRATGPAARLLYQKEQSKEQSSRKLMTYASGRWNPLVDPSSPISGTMSEHQRLKLASRSRCRTEVLSFDGKILRSYALTPVYEAATRIVEESSSTSTVKIESDDAESKEVIHPGVNLLFDGFELLPFDIGACLQARQPAFLIAEASAASVNSAVK
- the LOC116020225 gene encoding protein FAM91A1-like isoform X1, whose translation is MHHAPTTLEDQLILKAIKEECPWENLPKRLQATLNSTEEWHKRIIDHCLRRRLQWNSCFARKVCKEGEYYEEMMRYLRRNLALFPYHLAEYICRVMRVSPFRYYCDMLFEVMKNEQPYDSIPNFSAADALRLTGIGRNEFIDIMNKCRSKKIMWKLNKSIAKELLPTQPVDFVIEPWWGVCLVNFTLEEFKKLTEEEMATIDKICKEEVNSFILFDPEVVKGLYRRGLVYFDVPVYPDDRFKVSRLEGFVSNREQSYEDPIEELLYAVFVVLSENSTVAELAATLQADLSQLQAASSFACRLGWAIKLLDPGSILQDTNTPGSPKSSINDEEDGSRASLSSGNMPTDGSGFMHGDIPWTENQCATSGYTRVAFLVDANITSYLMMGSVSPGLKSHAVTLYEAGKLGHDSIADLCMDLSTLEGAKFEGELQEFANHAFSLRCVLECLTSGGVKTDDGVKDGIPSCINPDATSLVVGTPSTTISGDFGTCVSELTADDYASTGSPKENPDAYQSTVGSVAGDNPLETTSEENDNFAGDSRSELTSQLEEKMVTNGSVDVGKGAMTQRRYRVDVLRCESLAALSPATLDRLFLHDYDIVVSMVPLPTSAVLPGSKGPLHFGPPSYSSMTPWMKLSLYSTMGSGPLSVVLMKGQCLRTLPAPLAGCEKALVWSWDGSSVGGLGGKSEGNLVKGSVLLHCLNSLLKYSAVLVQPLSRYDLDEGGRIVTLEIPLPLMNSDGSTANIGEEMGLHPEVIFNLNSLLTDLANKLNIWSIGYIRLIRLFKEKVAESFAHNAQYEWVPVSVEFGIPLFSPKLCSDICKRVVSSQLLQMDLFTEHHDAMQELRMRLRNVCDEYRATGPAARLLYQKEQSKEQSSRKLMTYASGRWNPLVDPSSPISGTMSEHQRLKLASRSRCRTEVLSFDGKILRSYALTPVYEAATRIVEESSSTSTVKIESDDAESKEVIHPGVNLLFDGFELLPFDIGACLQARQPAFLIAEASAASVNSAVK